The window TGGGGGGCGACGAGTGGGGTGTCGAGTAGACTGTCCGACTGGTCGTGGGCCCGAAGGAGGGCTTCGACGCGGACCTTCAAACCGAGATCACTACCGCAGGCGTCGTCCAGAAACGCGACCCGGGCGGCCCGGTCGGCGATCTCCGCGGACGCGACGAACAAGGCTTGGGCGCGAGCAGGGTCGGTCGGCATTGCGGTCCTCCGGTGGAGTCTTCACCCTCCAATGCGTCGATCCGGGTCGTGACTGTCGAAAAAAAATTAGAAATGTTGCGAAATCGCATCCCGAAGCCAGGCCCGGGCGAACGTCCACTTCTGGCGGGCGGCGTAAACAGTGATCCCGAGGGCCGCCGCAACCGCGTCGTGGCCGAGACCGGCGAACTGGCGGAGTTCCACCACCCGAGCCGCCACCGGATCCTCGGCGGCGAGTCGGGTGAGAGCGTCATCCAACGCGAGGAGCCGGTCGTCCGGATCGCGACCAGGGATGTCGGGAAGATCGACCCGCTCGATCTGGCCGCCGTGCTTCTCCCGCCGCTTCCGCCGGGCCGCATCCACCAGGATGCGACGCATGGCCTCGGCGGCGGCCGCAAAGAAATGCCCGCGATTCTCCCACCGGGTGTCGTCCGTCGGACCGTGCAACCGGAGGTACGCCTCGTGGACGAGGGCGGTGGGT is drawn from Fimbriiglobus ruber and contains these coding sequences:
- a CDS encoding ECF-type sigma factor translates to MSDVTRLLDAAAAGDRRAATDLLPLVYDELRKLAATRMANESPEHTLQPTALVHEAYLRLHGPTDDTRWENRGHFFAAAAEAMRRILVDAARRKRREKHGGQIERVDLPDIPGRDPDDRLLALDDALTRLAAEDPVAARVVELRQFAGLGHDAVAAALGITVYAARQKWTFARAWLRDAISQHF